One genomic window of Glycine soja cultivar W05 chromosome 9, ASM419377v2, whole genome shotgun sequence includes the following:
- the LOC114425485 gene encoding putative oligosaccharyltransferase complex subunit CG9662: MRSKSDPPVPPPSSSGGSDPSSGASIDPIFHLLRVLPFSFLRPPRLRLKLPSFTLPSPNAVFALLLLTYFMVVSGIVYDIIVEPPGIGSTQDPYTGAVRPVVFMSGRVNGQYIIEGLSSGFMFVLGGIGIILLDLALDRNRAKSVKVSYASAGVSSVVLAYVMSMLFIRIKIPAYLR; this comes from the coding sequence ATGCGATCCAAATCGGATCCCCCGGTGCCCCCTCCCTCCTCCTCCGGCGGAAGCGACCCCTCCTCCGGCGCATCCATCGATCCGATCTTCCACCTCCTCCGCGTCCTCCCCTTCAGCTTCCTCCGCCCCCCTCGCCTCCGCCTCAAGCTTCCCTCCTTCACCCTCCCCTCCCCGAACGCCGTCTTCGCCCTCCTCCTCCTCACCTACTTCATGGTCGTCTCCGGCATTGTTTACGACATCATCGTCGAGCCCCCCGGCATCGGCTCCACTCAGGACCCCTACACCGGCGCCGTCCGCCCCGTCGTCTTCATGTCCGGCCGCGTCAACGGCCAGTACATCATCGAGGGCCTCTCCTCCGGATTCATGTTCGTCCTCGGTGGCATCGGCATCATTCTCCTCGACCTCGCCCTCGATCGCAACCGCGCGAAATCCGTCAAGGTTTCCTACGCCTCCGCCGGCGTTTCCTCCGTCGTGCTAGCTTACGTCATGAGCATGCTCTTCATCCGCATCAAGATCCCCGCTTATCTTAGATGA
- the LOC114367195 gene encoding nucleotide-sugar uncharacterized transporter 1-like isoform X1 produces the protein MFSFFIKKGVRKTLKRKDSDAGEIGRALEDFRASLFNQFRSSEGAKHQQQHICGPAIALSFNFLVAVGIIFMNKMVLQTVQFKFPILLTLIHYVVSWFLMAILKAFSFLPAAPSSKSTRLSTLFTLGFVMSLSTGFANVSLKYNSIGFYQMAKIAVTPSIVLAEFVLYRKKVSFAKALALTMVSIGVAVATVTDLQFHVFGACVALAWIVPSAVNKILWSRLQQQENWTALSLMWKTTPITLIFLAAMLPCLDPPGVLSFDWNFSNSMVIFASAILGFLLQWSGALALGATSAISHVVLGQFKTCVLLLGNYYLFGSNPGKISICGAFTAIAGMSVYTYLNMRQQSNKPSPRQASVLPKSKLGKENGSTHDGHYGAESV, from the exons ATGTTCAGCTTCTTCATCAAGAAAGGCGTCAGAAAGACCCTCAAGCGCAAAGACAGCGATGCTGGAGAAATAG GAAGAGCTTTGGAAGACTTCAGAGCTTCTCTCTTTAATCAATTCCGTTCCTCTGAAGGTGCAAAGCATCAACAGCAGCACATATGTGGTCCAGCTATTGCACTTTCCTTCAATTTTCTGGTTGCAGTTGGTATTATTTTCATGAACAAAATG GTGCTTCAAACTGTTCAGTTCAAATTCCCTATACTTCTTACACTAATTCACTATGTAGTGAGCTGGTTCTTAATGGCAATACTAAaagcattttcttttcttccggcTGCTCCTTCCTCAAAATCAACTCGATTGTCTACTTTATTTACTCTTGGATTTGTTATGTCTCTATCCACTGGCTTTGCTAATGTCAGCTTGAAGTATAATAG CATTGGTTTCTATCAGATGGCAAAGATTGCAGTGACACCATCAATAGTTTTGGCAGAATTTGTATTGTATAGGAAGAAAGTTTCTTTCGCAAAG GCATTAGCATTAACAATGGTATCTATTGGTGTTGCTGTGGCAACCGTGACTGATCTTCAGTTCCATGTATTTGGTGCTTGTGTAGCATTGGCATGGATTGTTCCCAGTGCTGTAAACAAAATCTTGTGGTCTAGACTGCAGCAGCAAGAGAACTGGACTGCTTTGTC GCTAATGTGGAAAACTACACCTATTACTTTGATTTTCCTGGCTGCTATGTTACCCTGCCTAGACCCTCCAGGTGTTCTCTCCTTCGATTGGAACTTCAGCAATAGTATGGTGATTTTTGCTTCAGCTATTCTTGGATTCTTGCTTCAGTGGTCTGGTGCTTTAGCACTAGG AGCTACCTCAGCAATCTCCCATGTCGTCCTTGGGCAGTTTAAGACATGCGTCCTCCTTCTTGGAAACTATTATCTCTTCGGATCCAATCCTGGCAAAATCAGTATCTGTGGCGCATTCACAGCTATTGCCGGTATGTCTGTCTACACTTACCTTAATATGAGGCAACAATCAAACAAGCCATCTCCTCGACAGGCTTCCGTTTTGCCAAAATCTAAACTTGGCAAAGAAAATGGCAGCACCCATGATGGACATTATGGGGCCGAATCTGTCTAA
- the LOC114425655 gene encoding auxin efflux carrier component 2-like — protein MIKGKDIYEVVAALVPLYLALFLAYGSVRWLKIFTQEQCSGISRFVSVFAVPFLSFDFISSNNPYTMNLRFLAADSLQKIVVLLALFLFNTFTKWGSIDWSITLFSLITLPNTLVMGDPLLKAMYGEFTHALMTQIVVLQSVIWYTLLLVLFEYRGAKLLISEQFPETAGSIATLRVDSSVSSLNGREPLHADAEVGENGQLHVVVRSMSRSVSMASSFHKSYSTGVEIYPFPSSREQTSLQSFGVHESRFWRSKSDGDAVFNSGLVSSFPSIKPVFQGSRSGGQTNRDMSSSDGATSNMGLHMFGWSRRESSTSEVNMKHAVNRVAPSDQLAVHELEEIREGIEHPVMGRRRELSIEEDDGNKRQQMPRVSVMIKLILTMVWRNLLRNPNAWASVFGLVWSLIFFRWNIAMPKIVRKCIDIISHTGLGMAMFSLGLFMALQPKIITCGKTRATISLVIRFLIGPAVILATSKAMSIHGVLLNVAIVQAALPQGIVPFVFAKEYNLHPDILSTAVIFGMVVALPVTIIYYVVLGVL, from the exons ATGATCAAAGGAAAAGACATTTATGAAGTTGTGGCGGCGCTTGTGCCTCTCTACCTTGCTTTGTTCTTAGCCTACGGCTCcgtccgttggttgaagatcttCACCCAGGAACAGTGCTCCGGCATAAGCCGTTTCGTGTCGGTGTTCGCTGTCCCCTTCCTCTCCTTCGACTTCATCTCATCCAACAACCCTTACACCATGAACTTGAGGTTCCTAGCCGCGGACTCTCTCCAAAAAATCGTGGTTTTGCTTGCACTTTTCCTATTCAACACTTTCACAAAATGGGGCAGCATTGACTGGTCCATCACCTTGTTCTCACTCATCACACTCCCCAACACACTCGTCATGGGGGACCCTCTTTTGAAGGCCATGTATGGAGAATTCACACACGCCCTCATGACACAAATCGTGGTCTTGCAAAGTGTCATTTGGTACACTCTTTTGTTGGTACTTTTTGAGTATAGAGGCGCCAAGCTTCTCATTTCAGAGCAATTTCCCGAGACTGCAGGTTCCATTGCAACCCTTAGGGTTGATTCAAGTGTTAGCTCTCTCAATGGTAGAGAGCCTTTGCATGCTGATGCAGAAGTTGGAGAAAATGGACAACTTCATGTGGTGGTGAGGAGCATGTCACGTTCTGTGTCCATGGCTTCTTCGTTCCACAAATCCTATTCAACTGGGGTTGAGATCTACCCTTTTCCTTCATCTAGAGAACAAACTAGTCTCCAAAGTTTTGGGGTACATGAGAGTAGGTTTTGGAGGAGCAAGAGTGATGGTGATGCGGTTTTTAACAGTGGTTTGGTTTCTTCATTTCCGTCTATAAAACCAGTGTTTCAAGGGTCTCGTAGTGGTGGCCAAACAAACAGAGATATGAGTAGTAGTGATGGTGCAACTAGTAATATGGGGTTACACATGTTTGGTTGGAGCCGGAGAGAATCGTCAACTTCTGAAGTTAACATGAAACATGCAGTGAATAGGGTTGCGCCTTCTGATCAATTGG CCGTGCATGAGCTTGAAGAAATTAGGGAAGGAATTGAACATCCTGTAATGGGGAGACGGAGGGAGTTGAGCATTGAAGAAGACGATGGAAACAaaagacaacaaatgcctcgtGTTAGTGTCATGATAAAGCTTATTCTCACTATGGTTTGGAGGAATCTCTTAAGAAACCCTAATGCCTGGGCAAGTGTTTTCGGCCTCGTTTGGTCTCTCATATTTTTCAG GTGGAACATTGCAATGCCAAAAATTGTAAGAAAATGCATTGATATAATATCTCATACCGGACTGGGAATGGCCATGTTCAGTCTAG GTTTGTTCATGGCATTACAACCCAAGATCATTACTTGTGGAAAAACTCGGGCTACAATTTCATTGGTAATTAGGTTCTTGATTGGTCCAGCAGTGATTCTTGCAACCTCCAAAGCTATGAGTATCCATGGAGTTCTTTTAAATGTTGCAATAGTTCAG GCTGCTCTTCCCCAGGGTATTGTTCCATTTGTATTCGCCAAAGAGTATAATCTCCACCCGGACATACTCAGCACAGC GGTTATCTTTGGAATGGTGGTTGCGTTGCCCGTAACAATAATCTACTACGTGGTTCTTGGAGTGTTATAA
- the LOC114367195 gene encoding nucleotide-sugar uncharacterized transporter 1-like isoform X2 yields the protein MNKMVLQTVQFKFPILLTLIHYVVSWFLMAILKAFSFLPAAPSSKSTRLSTLFTLGFVMSLSTGFANVSLKYNSIGFYQMAKIAVTPSIVLAEFVLYRKKVSFAKALALTMVSIGVAVATVTDLQFHVFGACVALAWIVPSAVNKILWSRLQQQENWTALSLMWKTTPITLIFLAAMLPCLDPPGVLSFDWNFSNSMVIFASAILGFLLQWSGALALGATSAISHVVLGQFKTCVLLLGNYYLFGSNPGKISICGAFTAIAGMSVYTYLNMRQQSNKPSPRQASVLPKSKLGKENGSTHDGHYGAESV from the exons ATGAACAAAATG GTGCTTCAAACTGTTCAGTTCAAATTCCCTATACTTCTTACACTAATTCACTATGTAGTGAGCTGGTTCTTAATGGCAATACTAAaagcattttcttttcttccggcTGCTCCTTCCTCAAAATCAACTCGATTGTCTACTTTATTTACTCTTGGATTTGTTATGTCTCTATCCACTGGCTTTGCTAATGTCAGCTTGAAGTATAATAG CATTGGTTTCTATCAGATGGCAAAGATTGCAGTGACACCATCAATAGTTTTGGCAGAATTTGTATTGTATAGGAAGAAAGTTTCTTTCGCAAAG GCATTAGCATTAACAATGGTATCTATTGGTGTTGCTGTGGCAACCGTGACTGATCTTCAGTTCCATGTATTTGGTGCTTGTGTAGCATTGGCATGGATTGTTCCCAGTGCTGTAAACAAAATCTTGTGGTCTAGACTGCAGCAGCAAGAGAACTGGACTGCTTTGTC GCTAATGTGGAAAACTACACCTATTACTTTGATTTTCCTGGCTGCTATGTTACCCTGCCTAGACCCTCCAGGTGTTCTCTCCTTCGATTGGAACTTCAGCAATAGTATGGTGATTTTTGCTTCAGCTATTCTTGGATTCTTGCTTCAGTGGTCTGGTGCTTTAGCACTAGG AGCTACCTCAGCAATCTCCCATGTCGTCCTTGGGCAGTTTAAGACATGCGTCCTCCTTCTTGGAAACTATTATCTCTTCGGATCCAATCCTGGCAAAATCAGTATCTGTGGCGCATTCACAGCTATTGCCGGTATGTCTGTCTACACTTACCTTAATATGAGGCAACAATCAAACAAGCCATCTCCTCGACAGGCTTCCGTTTTGCCAAAATCTAAACTTGGCAAAGAAAATGGCAGCACCCATGATGGACATTATGGGGCCGAATCTGTCTAA
- the LOC114425259 gene encoding plant intracellular Ras-group-related LRR protein 6-like produces the protein MNMYQLQQFHIQPMMMKMDNTMRKRERSKAMEKERLHVMDLSGMSLEFLPKPSLDLATICKLDLSNNNLQEIPESLTARLLNVEVLDVRSNQLKSLPNSIGCLSKLKVLNVSGNFIESLPKTIENCRALEELNANFNKLSKLPDTIGFELVNLKKLSVNSNKLVFLPSSTSHLTALKVLDARLNCLRALPEDLENLINLETLNVSQNFQYLDTLPYSIGLLLSLIELDVSYNNIKTLPESIGCLKNLQKLSVEGNPLTCPPMEVVEQGLHVVMEYMHHKMNSSDQNKTKKRWWIGKIVKCGTFNKQMRGGKRPENEGYNMLKHQNINGLASPGLMGMLSPLRLFSPRHSPRRSFG, from the exons atgaatatGTACCAATTGCAACAGTTTCATATTCAAcccatgatgatgaagatggatAATACGAtgaggaagagggagagaagcAAGGCCATGGAGAAAGAGAGGCTTCATGTGATGGACTTGAGTGGCATGTCCTTGGAGTTTCTTCCCAAACCTTCGCTTGATTTAGCCACCATTTGCAAGTTGGACCTATCTAATAACAATCTCCAG GAAATTCCGGAATCCTTAACGGCAAGACTTCTAAACGTGGAAGTGTTGGACGTGCGTTCCAACCAGCTAAAGTCCCTTCCTAATTCCATTGGCTGCCTTTCTAAGCTCAAGGTTTTGAATGTCTCAGGCAACTTCATCGAATCCCTCCCCAAAACCATTGAGAATTGCAG AGCCTTAGAAGAACTGAATGCAAACTTCAACAAGCTGAGCAAGCTTCCAGACACAATAGGGTTTGAGCTCGTAAACCTAAAGAAGCTCTCAGTGAACTCCAACAAGCTTGTGTTTCTTCCAAGCTCCACTTCACACTTAACAGCTTTGAAGGTTCTTGATGCACGCTTGAATTGCCTAAGGGCACTTCCAGAGGACCTTGAGAACCTTATCAACCTAGAAACTCTAAATGTGAGCCAGAACTTCCAGTATTTGGACACCCTCCCTTACTCCATAGGGCTTCTCTTGTCACTCATTGAACTTGATGTTAGTTACAACAACATCAAGACCTTGCCTGAGTCAATTGGGTGCCTCAAGAATCTTCAGAAGCTGAGTGTTGAAGGGAACCCTCTTACTTGCCCCCCTATGGAGGTGGTGGAGCAAGGACTTCATGTGGTGATGGAGTACATGCATCATAAGATGAACTCAAGTGATCAAAACAAAACTAAGAAAAGGTGGTGGATTGGGAAGATTGTGAAGTGTGGAACCTTCAATAAACAAATGAGAGGTGGGAAACGACCAGAAAATGAGGGTTACAACATGCTTAAGCACCAGAATATCAATGGCCTTGCTTCCCCGGGTCTCATGGGAATGCTCTCACCTCTGCGCCTCTTCTCTCCCCGTCATTCACCCCGTCGTTCCTTCGGTTGA